The region tCAATGGATGACGGAGACACTTGTTCCGAAGCGCCCAGTACTCCCGAGCAATCGTCATTCTTCACCGACTTGAACTTCATGAAGAACCCAGTGGTGAACCCCAGCACGGGGTACGTGACGACGACGCTGATGTCGCAGCCGACGACGTCGAGCTACGTGATGGCGGGGCTGGACCCGCCCATCTTCACGACGGGCGGCGCGCTGCCCACCTCGCCGCAGCGGCCCGCGCTGTCGCCGTCCGGATACGTGCTGAAAGAGGACATGCAACCCGACTCGTTCATGAACTTCCCGAAGCTCGGTATTTCGCCGACCAAAGCGTTCGATTGTGATAGTCTGCCGACAATAGTAAGCTTGCCCCCCTCGAAGCCTGACGCTGGTAGTTTCCAGCTGCAGAACCTGGACGCGCTGTCGAGCGTGAAggcgggcgcgcggcgcgcggcggcgcccGTGAAGACCACGCCCGGCTACGTGAGCCCCGACAGCGTGGTGGTGACCAAGCACCTCAACATCCTGTCGGGGCAGCAGGTGGACGACCCCGCGCTGCTGGACCCGGCCGTCATGTCGCCGGACGCCTACTGCCGCTTCTCCTGGAATGTCAACCCCGCCAACGACAACCTCAGCTCGCTCCGCGCCGACTCGCCCACAAACCAATCGCCGAACCACTGAGCCAATACACACGTCCCTAGGGTAGAAACTGCAGATAAAATCAAACCGAATGACTGAAttgtaaatatattgttaAGTTAGTGTGACGTTCATTATTTGTGAAGAAAGACAATATTCTAATTAACTGTTGATGGATGTGTTTTTAATAGTGATAATTCTTGTgccttattaatttattttaggtGATGCAAAAGAACATTCATAGGTAAGACTTCAACTACCGAAACTTAATTATACTGATAAAATTCGATTGGATtaaaataactacttaattcGGAACCAATTTAACCATTTCGGATTGTTTTCAAAAATGTGTGGCCACTAAATATGAATCTGTTTGGCTTCGTTGATAAAATGATAagccaaaaataaaacactggcGCGATAATGACCGATACGTATCGTTGTTTCAGGAATTAAGTAATACGATTAAAGTCTGCAAGCATGGAgggtatttataaaataaatttggtgTCGAGCGATCTCGGCACGGAGGAGACTATTCTGCAAATAGCGGACACTCTCGAGCACCTCGACGCCATTGTGGACGAGGCGTTCTCACGCCTAATGATCCGAATTAACAAGAACGTTGAAAAAACTAATGATTTCAAACAAAGGATTGACATAGCTAAGGAAAAGGTGTCTGCGCTGACGGGCATACAGAAAGCTATAAAGGTTTTCTCTAGCGCCAAGTATCCAGCAGCTATTAAACATGAGCCGTATGAGTCTGTGTTTGGTCCTGATGCGTACAAGCACCAGCCAGCTCCAGTAGCCTTGAGTCGCAGGACTCAGGGCCGGCAGAATGACAAGGAAATACATGTAAGCCTACTTTTTCAAGTCTCTTTGCCATTATTCCATATTAATTGCTGTGGTAATAGATCTAAGCCTCAAGTACTTCGCGACTAACAGCCACGTTTCTTTTAGGAAAAGCTCCACTTCTACCACGTGAAAGTGGGCCAGCCGAAGACGCAAGCTAAACCCAAGTTAGACTTGCAACAGACTCTAAAATCCGCTTCGACAGTGGGAGAGTTGCTTGTTTTCAACACGGACGAGTGTCCATACCTGAGCTCGAGTGGTAAAGCGGTGTCGTACCGGCCGAGCGCGGTCAGTGCGGAGCGGAAGGATCAGCTGGAGGCGGCGCCCTCATCGATCCTCAACCGAGAGGTGCTGAAGCGAGATGTGGACGAGTACATGTACGCGCCTGGGATGGGCATGGTGAGTTGTCTTTTGTTTTGTACTTCTTAGCGAATTGGTGGCAAACACAAGAGCTGACCCGCGTGGTGGTCTAGCCTTcgttggaaggagacccgtgcttcagcagtggggacgtgatgggttgtgatgatgagaAGAGCTTGACTACTGATTGTAACCGTGGTGACTGGTTAGCCGGTCAGATAAGTTGTCGCTTGCTGACTGCCTAAGAAGGCTTCTTTCATGCACccgtattttgtttattcgaTGTATTCGTTAAACTGTCGTTTAGGTAAAGGATGGTTGGAGGAGAAAGGCTGAGGACATAATAACATGAGTGCTTTTTAGGGAAGTAAGGCGCATTCGTTTgttcatgaaaaaaatactgtatCTTGTAAGGTGAAAAgaataacaattttttttcgtACGAATTCATTTCACGACACGTTTTTTAATAAACGGCCATGAGCGTGTGATAATCCTATCAGCGTTATTAACAATTCAACACGTATAGGCctattctttatttatgttaatctGGTTGTGCGCCTCTacggctagatacataatgaTAACATGCATAAAATACATACCCGCATTACATAATGATGAGCAACGTATAAAAGGGGCGCCCCACAGTCTATATAAAAGAAACTCCTAGATGTTATTTGAATAAGTGTATGTTAAGTACTATGAATACAAAATCAGCATCAGTTGATACGCAATGATCAATAAATACTCCTAATGAGTATCGTATTATAGCTAGGAttctaataattatgtattagcATCTAAATTGGTCTATTATGTTCAGGAGCGGGTCTGAAATTGTTTTAGGCGATTCAATGAAATACATTAACATATTGAAATTGCACTAGGTACCGACATAATTGACTGATATACTTCACGTTATTATCGTGTAATGAAACAAGTATGTAGCTTAAAAGCGAAGGGTCCCTGTATGTGCATATTTGAAATGTACGATTACAGGACTATGAGCCAACAATAATTGCACTGAAATTATCGTGATGActgaactatatttatttgatacgtACGTATGAAACATAGAGCCGCCCTGGCATAAGTCCGAACTATTTATTatagaattttattatatttattatcgaACTACAAAGAGTAAAAAGCCTGCAACCGTTGACTATAGTAGAGTGCATTATTCTTGACTCATATCCTTTAATTTATTGACCAGCCATTTCCAAAACGTTATGAACGTTTAGTCACCAGCCTTTGTAAAAGTCTAAACCTCCCCTCCGAATTAGACAATAATTATTCAGTCAGTATTAGAGTCTTATAGCACCCCTCGTCCATCAGGTGCCCGAGCTGGACGTGCCGCTGGACCTGCCCGACCTGCCCAACATCGCCGGAGACATCCAGTACTCCCACACCCTGGACACGGCCATCGCCCCCTCGGCCGTCACCTCCCCTGTCtcaccaccgccgccgccagaAGTCGCCCCGGAAGTGGTGGCGGAACTGCCCGACTTGAAGCTGACAGATGAGCCGTCAGCTGTCAGACCAGACATTCCGGATGCGCCGCCGTCGGTTGCCATGGcgaccgccgcgccgccccctcccccgccgccgccgccgccgccgccgcccgctccGTTGCCGCCTGCTCCTGAAGATAACAGGTTAGTCACTTGTTTTGTTGTCTGTTAAAACTGTAAAAGCTTTGGTATGGGTGGCTGGTGACAATTCGTAGCAGGGAATGCGTGGAACGTGATAGGTCTTTTTTTCAGCATATATAGACGCCAAACTTTACTCTCTTACGTTCGAGtttggtaattttattatgattgcGATCTACGTCCAACAATGTTGGCAGTGCTATTTACTATGTACTCAAGCAGGTACCTAGGTCTAGTAATATTTTCCTTGATACCTGACGTTACCTATCaactaacataataatttaaaaatgcttcttttatacaaagtattgatttaagaAATAATTAGGTCCTCCATTGTTTGCAGTGGTTACGTAATTAATAGGCTCAGCTGTATTGTATACCCCTTTCCTACACGCGATCAACTTAATTTCACCTATTATATCTGCAACCATTTTCTTTTCCCTATTTAACTTCCAAGTGCCCCCCCCCCTGAAATGGGGAAGCGGCGGCATTCGGCATgcgtttaaataattaaaaaaaataatcaaagtCGAGACCAGAAACCCCGGTAATGACGTGACATCTGTGGAATTTCGTGTATTAGTGGCGCACACAATAAAAGCCACAAAGCTACAATCGCTGAATAGAAATTGCACAGCGACACACTTGTTCGGCTTCCCAGAATACTCTGCGTAATGTTTTTTTAGCCGAAACGCTATCACCCCAatgtgtttacatttttttcatgTGCCCAGGGCCGGGGTGCGTTATCATATTTCTCTACCTGACTTTTTGTACCCGCACTGACCTGCCCCTTTTAGTTTGAAACCCCTGCTTTATACCCGCTAGGCCCTAATGGAtgtgaataaaatatgttgtCTAATGCACAGCTGATCCACAGCTGTGGTCAAAATGTGTTAACGCTGGACAAATGTTGTTCTAAGTTTGACCATTTTTTGTCTATAGCCACACAGATACAACTCTGAAATTTATGTCTAGATTTTAATACgtacttttttgttttaaatatgatTTGAGAGTTCTTAACCTTTGGTATGATTAACATCAGTTAAATGCTAGTGAAGGTTTTGATATAGGGTTAGGGTACACTATTCAACTTAATAATGTCGATGTCTCAACGGCCCTgcccccgtattatgtaactccgagtggggttggttggtataaaatggctgacaacttagagcattattaattaataactttttactgacttatctgatttcacaaacgtttatgttgaatgtaagggtatattggtaggcttcttgcatatttctttcactaagatttttggtgttttcggttaataaatctctaagttgataccaattatcaccggttgctaactctcaaaaagttacaaaatacgggggcagATTACTGACGGAGTGTCTCTAGCGCGCTACTTCGCGACCATTTTAATTATCAATCAGTCTCATAAATCATAATTGTTATCATGTCCAATGAGATACTTGGAATTTAGCCATTTGTATTGTTCTTGAGTTCAttcgtttatctacgtcgcgTCGTCTGAAATTCTTGCTAATACACGTAACTTATTTGAACTGGTGCTTGTCGGTCATTAGAGTGCCTCACTAGATAGAAATATGATGATATATGCTGCATCGCATTCATTGCTATCATCATCAAACTTATAAtatcatcatgatcatcatcaggtcctgggaTCCCTAATCAGGGACGGCTCGAAGTGTAGATCTCCACTCTGACCGGTCCTGTGCCACGCCTTCGCATTCGTTGCTAtaatatccaccaatcatacatacatttattgtTCCACGTAGCATAGTGCTTATGCGACGGCATTTCTTTCACATCATCTCAGCATATCTGCATAGTACATAACTGGTGGAAAGACCgccatatacctacctatgtgcCCGTCCTGCAAGCCCCAGCTTCGTTACCATAACAATGGCTTATTTCTGTCCGTCCTCTTTGTGATTTATATATACAGAATGCATGCAAATTGCGCTCTACATAGAGCTTTACATTGATCCTTTATGCTCTTACAGATTGGCTTTATTCTTATAAACTGACCCACTCTATAGATCTAAGTAGGAATGTGTTTAAGGAATATGTACTTAATGTTTTCCTTGGCATTGTAGGCTATTCTTTCTCTGTATAGATGCCCAGTGTTATCTTAGTCCCAATTCATATATTTAAGGGCCCTAAtttaatggacaacatttcattttctttaccctatatttttattagttattcggaaagtttatagaaaattagtggacccgtatttttttattttgtatatacataaattttaattttaactttaaagttaattattttaaaaccggaagtgacatcacatattaggctcattttttatttttgtctattgcctgagtctcgaaaaaaaacataaatgacactgacaagtgacatttaaactttgtttacatgccaaccaacaaatgggtcattttcaaatgaccttgatatttctgatgatggaaagtaggtacttatcatgtaaaaaaataagcagaagcattttttcagctgtgtaggcagtggcatgctctgggacatattatatagaggtcatctcttaataataaataaaaaaaatagtcagaaagtgtcagaacagaattaatgaaaatgacccaaataaacaacaacgtcacgataaaacgtcaacgtcaatcaaaaatgtaagtgacagttactttgtttttaaatctatgggctttgatcatcaaaatgcatcgcacctgatgcatgacgtcatcagcacttttttactatttaatgattttctcgaaaatgatacatccaaaaaatacaaacacattttttttgtggcctttagagctaaatctctaaatggttttcgatttatagcagctttagttttttgaaatgttgtccattaacTACGACATCCAATCAAGAGCATtcatatctgtatttaaacgaAATTTATATCGAATCGAGGGAATAGAAACTGTTACCCTCTGCACTACAgtcagtaggtatatactaaGCCCTTTATTTGGAATATAATGATATTACGTTTATATAACTAGAAAGCAACCCTTaatgagttatatttattttaatatcctCAGCCCTCTCGAGCTCgcgctatattatttttacccTCCTTCATTATATTCCCACCTACGCTATCTACATAAGAGATAAAATGATACGTAATAATATCTTGTTTGCAAATAtcaaagtaataaaaacagtttattcctacagtaaataaaaaaaacttagttcATACTAAGTAactaacttatattataaagggGTCAAATTTGTCGGTTTGTATGTTTATGAAGAACTAGCTTTACCCTAGGGCTTCGCTTCGCCCAAAAAGGTTTggccgtgggaattccgggatgaaAAGTACATATACAACCTTTCtcataaataactatttaaaataCCGCATCAAAATCCGTCTTTTCAGTCTTTGTAGTTTTAAAGATCTaagaatacatacataaacacAGATAGACGGGTAAAGCTACGTTGATTTATACGTAGTGATGACATTGATACTgataaactcaaaaacaatgtcagaaaaaaaaaacgccaTTAGTTACGTATTGTACAGTATTATCCGTGAGTGTTTATATCTCTGGTGCCATagtataggctacttttaaaATGCTAAAAACCctaaaaacataatcaaatGTATAACACACGTAGGTATACGTATTCTAGATGTTATAAACCTCACTGGTAAAGCCGGCCATACGTAGAATGGCGGAAAGCACGCACCTTTTCCTAGAAATGCTTTGAATCCTATTTCGAACACCGATCACAATGCGACTCTCTAAGTTACGGTCATTTGGCCTCTTTCGGCCGCAACACTGAATAATAAACAGACGAATGGCTTTTTGATGGTGATAGGTAGCttgtattttagttatgtaTTATACTTTATAAACTTGTGGCCGACACAGAACACATCGAACAACGTGGACTCGCGGGTGTAGAACACTTAAAACTTTGTTCACGTAAGGCAGAGCCACATTTGTATCATTTCTTAGTACGTATCAGATCTCTAGCCTCGGCGCGTATGGATATGATACAACTTTAATGTGGACCATAATACCTTTTAAACTGCAGACCTACTAGCTCTCCCATCCAGCACGTGgagtacttacattaaaagTTGTGCTATGGAggtaaactttaaaatggcaaAGTAAAGTGACAtgacctaggtaggtataaggtATATAGGGGACGGAATGTAAACTCCGAGTGACTCCGATATTTACGAAGTTTATCTACTTTCAGAGTTTTTCTTTCACTTGGTTTGATCTTGGTTGGACTTTCGAAATCTAGACTTCGACTTCTTTTAGGGCTGgtttatgttatttaagtttgATACTCTCGGACCTCTTCTACTAACACGATAAACTGAAAAATCAGTCTTTATTTTTCACGACATAGCTACCGAGAATCCTTCGTTGCTCTAATTTCATTGAACAAATAGCACAACACTCCTTGTTTGGTGTGGCTGGCTGTAAGAACAGTTTTAACGCGTATTTCTAAACGCAGAATCCGTAGAAATAACAGTTTTAAGAAGTGGCGGGTCGTGTTTACAAACTTGGTAAGAGTTTCTGCGTAGCTGAACGGAAACGTGCGTTTTGAAAACAACGCGGCGTCGTCGGCTGCCGGAACACAGAGCGAAACAAAGGCGATGCCTGATCTGTGGGCTATTCTgtgaaattacctacatttccTGTACTACAGGGACGTGGACTTGTAGTTTTCAATCGAGATCAGGAAAAGAAGAATCCTTGTAGTATGACCTGTTTGTATACCCACTTTTTCCGTGCTTTGCTTCTCCTTAAATCCCCGGTTATCCTGTGGGATTTCCGGACGTTTCCACTGCAAAGTTTGGAGTCGGTACACTTTTCCagtaattattaagtacattaaatttaataatgaatttgccttactatttaaattacaaaaatgataatctattaaatttttactatCATTTATACCATGCCATCAAATCAGTTGTCTAGTTTATTAACTATGTgtttacatatatacatatatcttttatttattatttaaccacACTTGCATGtattaatacctatttatctaTGCAACACTATACacatatacttacaataaaacCTTATGTGTGTACCTTGTGAcctttagttttagttttagtttttaagttaGTATTAAGAACTGGGCAGTCTGAAAACCAGCGCAGTGTGTTGCCGCATGCAATACGCAGCATTAGCTGAGGCTGTCCTTTTGCCacctttgtatttataagtaagctttcaaattgtattttctgtttgtggcaataaactatttttctttctttctttctttcaatatAGTAGAAATGCCATTTAGCGATACTAACGGTAAGACAAACGCTACGCTTGAACATGATAGTGTTGACATGCGCGTGTATCACAGAACCGTCGAACGTTGCATCAGATCAGATTAATTTCATTCTGACTGCTCTTAGCTCTTTGTGACAGAGCCAATTTTTTCCCCGAGCCCGAGTGTAATTGGGTTAGGTGCATTATacgtatacaatacatactgcATGTGTATAGTGTAGCATGAAAGTACTATTACATGGGTGCATTTGTTGATGTGACTAAATGGGATATTGACGGAAGATTTCCATAGGCAGTCTGTgataaaaagttgaaaaaagtTGCGATGTAGAACTCTTAAGAGAAGGATAGAATAATTAAACACACTTTTCCATAAGGAAAATAGAGGTATAATATGATGTATCTATAAAAGCAGATTGATGTTTTTGATCGCGCTTTCAAAATCTAtcgtatattttaaatatacctagtgACACTAGTCTTCGTTCTTAAGTAATAAAGAATGAGccaatgaggcgtttgttaaaaaaaaaaaaagttcctttttggagaaatagatggcgttgtctggggttgcaccaactttcaaaccctcagaacacactcagatcacaatatgttattctgtgaggctaacgaaatgtgaaagtgacgtaggtaggtagaattgtagttttattttctctatgatgtcgatgtcactgttgcttcagcgttcagtgcgattgtgcgtacagccgttcttttcaagttttctcagtttccttgtgtttctcctgtattaattgagttgtagttgagctatctgctcctcctcccttgatactgtagagttagtgcacttgagatagtgactcttttgagaagtgactcttgtgagatagtgactcttgtgataGTGACTGCTATACTGTAATAATGCCTAAGGACTATGGATCATGGTCCCTTGCCAATCTGAAGATAGAGTTACGAAAACGGAATGCCAAACTAACTGGACGGAAAGCcgtattcacagaatacttagcactatcccaagccacatgcagtctgagcctcggaaggatggctcgcgctaccacccgacatttaatcacaactagtgagttcttattctgagtttagtactctttgctctctatgtaatttttgacagttggtacactgcgttttcacgccatctatcggcttacccaaaagctcaactgacagctgtcaaggaaaacggctcattccaaaatgttttgttttcaatgatttgtttattttttttgttttaattacgGACAAGGAACTTGGAAATAAACTCGTCGGttgataattaattaaacgCTAGCGACGGCACCTGTCAGTAATAGGTTCATCGACTACAATGGCTCATTCATTATGTtagataataatgttgtttacaatacatttttataagtacGTAAATTGTgaaggaaaaaatatcagaattATTCTTGTGAACACTCTAAGGAAAAAAAGTTCCTGAGAAGTAAACTTCAAcagtacttttaaaaaaaatttataaataataaataaaatatttcgttttcttagaaccATTTTATTATCACATTTTGATACCAAGTCAGTATTGCGTGTCACTGTCTCATATTTCAAGCTAAACACTCTCCATCTGTTCCATGTATTAATCACTTATTAATGGCGATAAGCGAGATATCTTTATAATCGGACGATTGTGCTCGTAATCACACAAGACTACCTTTCTATTAGTTTCCTTATAATTTTACTGCCTACTCCGCGCAAGCTTCGCATTGCCTTCCTGAGAAATCCCTTGGGAGTAATTCCCATCTTTCTGTGATTCTTCGTGACTACTATTTTCTCCTAAATAAAATTCGTGTGCTAGACGAAATTCCGTGAATAAATTGTTAACTGTCTGTGTGGCGCTACCCCCGCAACAGGAAAATCATTTTTACACGACCTTGATGCGAACTTGCTATTGATTTTCACGGCATATAATTAGAATACGCTCGTGAATTGCACAATGCATTTACTTACCATGACTGCTTTTGTATTTTGGCGGCCTGCGCTCGTAACACTAACCATTTACTGTTTATTGTTGTGATTGCAATATTTAGAACGCTTAGCACGTTTCGCATGTATATCAAAAGTAACACAATGGGTTCCATGCAAATTGGAGTGTTTAATAAATTGGTACACCCTATTTTATAGAGCTTTTAACTGCGAATATTTAAGGGTCAATTTGCAGTGACGTACTGGTAATTCTGATAGTTGTAATCATTCATTACCAGAGCCGTTTAGTCATGGTTCAAtgtatacattattatatggTACAGAGGCCATGGGCACGTTTCCATATAATGTATGCAGTGCTTTGTAAAAACCATGAGTCAAGATGTTATCTGTGATCATGATAAGGAATGAGGATAAGTCTGTAAGATATACTAATACTATCTACATTATTATACAAAGAAACGCTAATATACGTAAatacgagggctacaccgaaaagatcgggaatagaatacttaggaataaattagagtgaaacctttttggtgtatcaaatgtagtgttttttcaaacataattccattttcgaattttaaaaaaagtaaaaaataaaagagtattgaccatttgaatttgacaagtcggtgtaaaaaatggagcttacgcgggaacatttccgtgcaataatttttcacaactttcgtcgaggtttatctcaagaacaatgtctcgccgagcttgtttctatttataaacttgaagcaccaagtaaaacgactataatatcgttggtattctgagtttcgccgtggacgttcctctcttaccacagtcccttctactggtcggccaaaaacagcggtaacacaagataacatcgatgctgtacgccagttaataaaagaagatagacatgtgacatacgagcagattcgggcttctctcagcattggtatgacagccattcaaaccattttacatgaagaactgggtgtcaagaagttagtttcgcgctgggtgccccaccgtttgaccgaggaacaaaagtcggctcgtgttaattggtgtcgatctgctctgcaacggttcaatggaggcagttcaaatgctgtctacaatatcgtctctggtgatgaatcgtggatttattcatatgagcccgaaagaaaacatcaatcggcagtttgggtcttcgaaggtgaggtcaagccaacaaaagttattcgctcacgcagcgtgtcgaaaaaaatggtcacttcgtttgtatcgaaaactggccatgtggctacgattccattacaagaacaaaggatgatgctgattggtacacaacagtttgtttgccggaagtcgtaagagaacttcgtaaaactaacccgaatcgacgtataatccttcaccacgataatgcaagctctcataccgctcgcaaaacaagaacgtttttaaatatggaaaacgtggagttgatggaccatcctccgtatagccctgatctgagccccaatgactattttacattcccaagaattaaagatatgctacgtggtcaacggtttagcggcccagaagaggcggtcgaagcttacaaatcagctgttttgacagtatccacttcagactggaattactgtttcaatgattggtttaatcgaatgaaaaagtgcattgaatgtcacggagactactttgaaaaacaataaaagtaaataatattatgatatctttgtacttttttctattcccgatcatttcggtatcgccctcgtagTACACTTCCGAAAAAAAGACAGAAGGGATATATTTCCATCTATCCTATGTCCACGCTTAACAGGCAAAACCCGAAAACAAATAATTGTCTTTAAAGAAATATCTGCCTGactgggaatcgaacccgggacttaGGGTCACTAACCAATGCGCCCACCATAACCATAAAACAACAGCCGGACAAGATAACTGCTGGACATACGTTTCTAGAATGGAACATATTTGAAGAAATTCATGGATGTTTCAGTGTAGGAAATGGTTTTGCTAATATATTTCCGACGAGGTACGTTTAATGTTTGTATTCAAGAGCCTTAGTTTCATGAAcgtacataatgtataatgtata is a window of Plutella xylostella chromosome 17, ilPluXylo3.1, whole genome shotgun sequence DNA encoding:
- the LOC105380278 gene encoding WASH complex subunit 1, yielding MEGIYKINLVSSDLGTEETILQIADTLEHLDAIVDEAFSRLMIRINKNVEKTNDFKQRIDIAKEKVSALTGIQKAIKVFSSAKYPAAIKHEPYESVFGPDAYKHQPAPVALSRRTQGRQNDKEIHEKLHFYHVKVGQPKTQAKPKLDLQQTLKSASTVGELLVFNTDECPYLSSSGKAVSYRPSAVSAERKDQLEAAPSSILNREVLKRDVDEYMYAPGMGMVPELDVPLDLPDLPNIAGDIQYSHTLDTAIAPSAVTSPVSPPPPPEVAPEVVAELPDLKLTDEPSAVRPDIPDAPPSVAMATAAPPPPPPPPPPPPPAPLPPAPEDNSGYSLSSYRQDTRAPPPPPMENPHANLMAAIRQAGGAGKAKLRSAANEPGDKDDKKPASGGDLMADLHAKLSMRRRGISGAERGGGGGGGGSVLHTLASVIPEPDHSSPQHSSTEDDWE